The DNA region CAAAGAGCCTCCTGCCTGGGGTCTCAGGAGGCAGGATAGAGAGACCCAGGAAGACCTGCTCCCTGAAGCAAGAACAGGATGGAGAGTCAAGCAGCACACACCCTGCCCCGAGGTTCACATGCTCCTTTATTCCCAGCCCTTTCTGTCCCCAGGGGGGTTCCTTACTACTCAATGTTTTTCTGTAACAGACTTCTAGGGTCGCCAGTGCTCACACTTAGGTCACTACCCCTGTGCTAGGCACTCCTGCTACCCAGGAAAGGTTCCAAAGGTGGAACAGCTCCAGGGGGTGCCAGGGATCAGAGCAAAACCTTGAGAGGCTGGGGATGAAGGAGTTTGGGCACAGTCCCTAAAGCACCTCAGTGGTTGAGCTTCTGTGAGAAGGcgcatcccctgtgtgtgtgtgtgtgtgtgtgtgtgtgtgtgtgtgtgtgtatgtgtgtgtgttggggggagggggtccccAGAGGAGGCAGCTAGGGGGAGGGCCTGAGGCTGGAAATGGGGAATGGCGTGCGGCCTCTGAGCAAGCACACGCACTTAGCCCTTGAGGTTTCTAAGAAAGCTAGAGCCACAAGGGCCACGAGATAAGGCAAGTGTAGCAGCAGAACCCAGGTGCCAGGTCTTTCCTCAGAACCTATACTTCTCCACCAGGCCAGGCCTTCCATGCTGAGGTAGGAGGGATCCTGGCCAGAAGGTCggccagcagccctgggaggaaggTTGCTGCGATGGGGGCTCTGCTGCCATGGAAATGACTTCATTTCCTTCCACTCAAATAGCCTACTGACTGGGTTCCTGCTCTGTTGAGGAAAAGGGTCGTTGACTCTCCCCAGAAGGTGTTCAGTTCACATCCCAAAAGCCCCTCTCTTCAGGCCCTGGGGAGGTGTAGCAGCTCCTGAGGGCGCTCGTTCCTGAGGCTGGCTGacagaagtgggggggggggggtcctgagAGTTCCCGGGTGCTGGTTGAAGTCCCCAGAGAATGGTCATGCAGGTTGGGGAGTCAAGTAGGTGGAGAGAGAAGGTCGGGGGCAGGGGGCCCCTTCCTGAATCCAGAGCTCACAAGGTTACCCCCCCATTTCCAGAAACTCTCTCTTCCCCCACACCAGCCCACATGGCCCCGTACCGGGACACCGGGAGCCCAGAGCACCTGTGGCCGCAGAGACGCTCGCACGCAGCGCTCGGAGTGCGCGGGGCCGGCTGCAGGCAGATGGGGACGAGGTGTGCTCCCGGGAGGCCTCGGGCTGAAGGTGGCCCTCTGACAGAAGCGGCCCAGCTTGGCCAGGAAGGTTAGAGGCGGGGGAGAGCAGCCTAGGGCGCCCCCTCGGAGCAGCGGGAGTGGGAAGAGGCGCAGGGGCGGAGGGAACCCGCGACGGGAGGCGAGTGGGCTCTCAGCAGAGGCCAGCTTAGCCCGCGGGAGCTGCCTCTGCGCAGGGGGCGGGAGGGCAGTGCCGCCCCGGGGCTGCCGGGCTTCGCGGATCGCGGCTCTCCGCACACGGCTCGCAGGGCCCTGTGACTCTGtatcccctccctcaccccgcccccctcGCGAGGCCGCGCCGCTGGGTGGCCTGTGTCGACGGGCACAACCCCATCGCCCGCCCCTCTCAGACCCGCCTCTGCCCCCATGCCTGGCCCTGCGCAGCTTGCGGCCCGGGGGCCTCGAAGGTCCCCGCGCACTCAGCCAGCGGCGTCTGCTGcgtctgctgctgctgctgctgcgtcTGCTGCTGCGGCCGGGAACCCGCGTCCAGACCACGCCGGGCACCTCCAGCACCCCAAGTCCGCGGGAGCGCACGCGGGCCCCGAGGCGGGACTTCCCGCTTGTGGACGGGGGGCTGCAGTGTGTGCGGGCTGGTGGGGGCCGGTGGGGGCCTAGCCTGGccctgggcaggggaggaggtCCGGAGCATGCAGAGCTAGTGGGGAGGCTCCCTCACACCACCCCTGGATGTCCTCTCCATCACCTATGGATgcccttccccttctctgtcATCCCCTCCCTGGTGGGAAGCCCTCAGCCCAGGCCTCAGCTGCTCCTAGTATAGTCTGTGTGACAGTGTGAGGTGGCGGACCCGCCCGGCTGGCCCAGGCCAGGCAATGTGTCCTGCCTGATCCCAAGACCTAAGGAGCCCACCCATTTGCCTTGACCTCCCTCCAGCCACAACGACATGCCCCTGGTCCTGAGGCAGTTTTACCACAATGGGCTCCAGGATGTTAATCTGTGCAATTTCAGCCATGGCCAGACCAGCTTGGACAGGCTGAAAGACGGTCTCGTGGGTGCCCAGGTACCAAAGGGACACACAAGCTGCCACCATGGCTGCTGGGGAATGTGGGGCAGTTTGGGGGCCTCAGAGACCACAGCTTAGTCACATTGGAACTAAGTTACCATAGTGACCTAGAAAGCGCCATGCCATGGATGCTGGGGGCTACAGGGGTCACAGTGAGCCAACCTGACGGGCATCCAAGTACCACAGAAACAGCAACGCATTCCATGTGACTTCTGGGCACAGTGGGTGCTGTGCCAGCTGAGGAGGCTATGAGAAGCCCAAGGAGTTCCAAAGCCCAAACCAAGCCCTGGCCTTCCCTCAGTTCTGCTCAGCCTACGTCCCATGCCAGATCTTCTCCCACTCAGCTTCTCCCACTCAGCTAGCTGCCCGGGGTGTGTGCAAGAACACTCGGAATGTTCCTGATGATATCCTGCAGCTTCTGGTGAGACTGCCCTGGCCCTCAAACCTAAAGCAAGAGGTTCAAACCGGGAGCCCTTGAACCTGAGCCTCTTCTCCCTCAATTTCCACAAACCCCAGGTTAAATATCTTCTGCCCCCAAAACCCATGGTCCACAGCCCCTGAACTCTTGAGCCCTAGGTGGGGGTCTAGGTGGTAAGAGACTCCTCCCAACCCGGAAACCCAGGGCCAAGACAccacccagaccagggctgcGGCTCCTCCATTCACACAAACCCAGAGAGGAGACGACTCTGACCTCAACACCTTCCTCACAGGGGCCGAGAGCGGGAACAGGCAGGTGGCGTGCTGGGGGCCAAGCTGACTGTCCACCGGTCCGCCCCTGCAGAAGAAGAACGGTGGCATCGTGATGGTGCCCTTGTCCGTGCGGGTGCTGCAGTGCAACCCGTTAGCCAACGTGCCTACTGTGGCAGGTGAGCCTCACCCTGGGCTCTCTGAAAACTCTGATTTGGAGCTGAAGCTGGGTCCAAACTTGGGGAGGACTTCAGAGGAGCCCCAGTGGTTTGACCCACCTGTTGGCAATAGGTACAGCTCCCCAAACCCAATAACGGACGGTACACGCACCTTGGTGTCACGTGGAACTGGAGCCACGGGATCAGAACTGCGGTACTGATGGGTAGCAGGGAGGCTGTCAGACACAGAGCCCGGGTGCTGCCCATCTGTGCCTCTGCAGGGGCTCCTAAAGCGCACTGCCCCTACCTCTGGCCAAGGGACTGGACAGCTCCTTAGGTCTCTGGGGTCTTCATCAGTTGTACTCTTGTTCCTCTCTCATCCTCCACCCCCGGGGAAAGGAGCCCCCACAGGTTCTCAAGGAGACTGGGAGGCAGGGTGAATCGTGGGTGGGAAATGGCCCA from Balaenoptera acutorostrata chromosome 21, mBalAcu1.1, whole genome shotgun sequence includes:
- the LOC130706167 gene encoding dipeptidase 2-like is translated as MAPYRDTGSPEHLWPQRRSHAALGVRGAGCRQMGTRCAPGRPRAEGGPLTEAAQLGQEDPPLPPCLALRSLRPGGLEGPRALSQRRLLRLLLLLLRLLLRPGTRVQTTPGTSSTPSPRERTRAPRRDFPLVDGGLQCVRAGGGRHNDMPLVLRQFYHNGLQDVNLCNFSHGQTSLDRLKDGLVGAQLAARGVCKNTRNVPDDILQLLKNGGIVMVPLSVRVLQCNPLANVPTVADHFDHIRAVTGCKFIGIGGDYDGAGRFPQGLEDVSIYPVLIEELMRRGWSEKELWGVLRGNVRRVFRQVEQVREENEGQSPLEDEFPDEQLDSSCRSVLPRLHQREDRAPDQKLTRAAELAAAELYRSRPFHTVRQFRGELVFLDVLPLGDVYNAAGFSTRSPWSLVLDGALQCSVPAVGRCWNTV